The following are encoded together in the Thermothelomyces thermophilus ATCC 42464 chromosome 3, complete sequence genome:
- a CDS encoding amino acid transporter yields the protein MASPNSRNNPPSWDRYERGGASRTGSVSSFGNKSFQSENEALLGRSVESAHDDGDWTQQLRRRRPSITNRLAALTDIGGVNSIRSFTRSWTRAASFPEVIPQRPSFIFAPDQVPIAATPDSGVVSPYEPEQQHRRREHDVEAGPSPSLIRQQLEAALQAGRVDHGHRPQQQQLSSRTASPEPAGSTSPLLHRQSSRDSRDGELAPIFRVGSHGTTMSGVGSIFAIPPHLATPPLVGSYRSGASGMLMDYGTVRSDASSLSRGYKAAEDAGPAAAAAALWREQQEAGGNVPDGELPPILVKEVEQDGKIVLAVEGQSTLPQTVFNSTNVLIGVGLLSLPMGFKYAGWICGMATLLLCALVTAWTARLLAKCMDLDPSLITFSDIAYISFGRNARIVTSFLFTLELIAASVALIVLFADSLDLLFPGLLSVTGWKMICGLILMPLNFLPLRLLSFTSFIGIFSCFTIVLILILDGLMKPTSPGSLIEPAKTYLFPANWLTLPLSFGLLMSPWGGHGVFPNIYRDMRHPYKYARAVKTTFTFTYLLDATTAVTGLLMFGDSVRDEITSNILLESSYPRALTALMCLCIGIIPLTKIPLNARPIVSTLELLLGLNRQTVAAEYDYPYSHGLVGRGMGFRGVMKVAVRVAVILMFLGIAVLFPAFDSIMAFMGSALCFTICVTLPIAFYLKLFGHEIPIREKMFAWAVMVISSLLSVVGTVWAFLPKSLIGAEPSTPEL from the exons ATGGCCTCGCCAAACTCGCGGAATAACCCCCCGAGCTGGGACCGGTATGAACGCGGGGGAGCCTCCCGCACCGGCAGCGTCTCCTCGTTCGGCAACAAGAGCTTCCAATCCGAGAATGAGGCGCTCCTGGGCCGCAGCGTCGAGTCTGCCCACGACGATGGCGACTGGACGCAACAGCTCAGACGGAGGCG TCCCTCCATCACCAACCGCCTCGCCGCCCTGACCGACATCGGCGGCGTCAACAGCATCCGCTCCTTCACCCGCAGCTGGACCCGCGCCGCCAGCTTCCCCGAAGTCATCCCCCAGAGGCCCTCCTTCATCTTCGCCCCGGACCAGGTCCCAATAGCGGCCACTCCTGACTCGGGCGTTGTTTCCCCCTACGAGccggagcagcagcaccggCGCCGCGAACACGACGTCGAGGCCGGTCCGTCGCCCTCCCTAATCCGCCAGCAGCTCGAGGCCGCCCTCCAGGCGGGCCGTGTTGACCATGGCCATCGCccacagcagcaacagctcTCCTCCCGGACCGCAAGCCCCGAGCCCGCTGGCAGCACCAGCCCGCTCCTTCACCGCCAGTCAAGCCGCGACTCAAGGGACGGCGAGCTAGCGCCCATCTTCCGTGTGGGTAGCCACGGAACGACCATGTCCGGGGTGGGGTCCATCTTCGCCATCCCGCCGCACCTGGCCACGCCGCCCCTCGTGGGGAGCTACCGATCCGGCGCCAGCGGCATGCTGATGGACTACGGCACCGTCCGTTCGGACGCGAGCAGCCTGAGCCGTGGGTATAAGGCGGCGGAGGACGCggggcccgccgccgccgccgccgcgctctGGCGGGAGCAGCAGGAGGCCGGCGGGAACGTCCCCGACGGCGAGCTCCCCCCCATCCTCGTCAAGGAGGTCGAGCAGGACGGCAAGATTGTGCTTGCCGTCGAGGGGCAGTCGACCCTGCCTCAGACCGTCTTCAATTCCACAAA TGTTCTGATCGGGGTCGGTCTGCTCAGCCTGCCCATGGGCTTCAAGTACGCTGGCTGGATCTGCGGCATGGCCACTCTGCTGCTCTGCGCCCTCGTGACCGCCTGGACCGCCCGGCTTCTGGCCAAGTGCATGGACCTCGACCCGAGCCTCATCACCTTCTCCGACATCGCCTACATCTCGTTTGGCCGCAACGCCCGCATCGTCACCAGCTTCCTCTTCACCTTGGAGCTTATCGCTGCCTCGGTCGCGCTCATCGTCCTCTTTGCCGACTCGCTCGACCTGTTGTTCCCCGGTCTCCTCTCGGTAACGGGCTGGAAGATGATCTGCGGCCTCATCTTGATGCCCCTGAACTTCCTGCCCCTGCGGCTACTGAGTTTTACGAGCTTCATCGGCATCTTTTCCTGTTTTACTA TCGTGCTCATCTTAATCCTCGATGGCTTGATGAAACCCACCTCTCCGGGCTCCCTCATCGAGCCGGCCAAGACCTATCTATTCCCGGCGAACTGGCTGACGCTGCCCCTTTCTTTCGGCCTGCTCATGTCTCCATG GGGCGGCCACGGCGTGTTTCCTAAT ATCTACCGAGACATGCGCCACCCGTACAAATACGCCCGAGCCGTCAAGACCACTTTTACATTCACC TATCTCCTTGACGCCACCACGGCCGTCACCGGCCTGCTCATGTTCGGCGACTCCGTCCGCGACGAGATCACGTCCAACATCCTCCTCGAGTCCAGCTACCCTCGCGCCCTGACCGCGCTCATGTGCCTGTGCATCGGCATAATCCCGCTGACCAAGATCCCGCTCAATGCCCGCCCCATCGTGTCGACGCTCGAGCTCCTGCTGGGCCTGAACCGGCAGACCGTCGCGGCCGAGTACGACTACCCCTACTCCCACGGGCTCGTCGGCCGCGGCATGGGCTTCCGCGGCGTCATGAAGGTCGCCGTCCGCGTCGCCGTGATCCTCATGTTCCTCGGCATCGCGGTGCTATTCCCCGCCTTCGACAGCATCATGGCGTTCATGGGAAGCGCCTTGTGCTTTACAATCTGTGTGAC GCTGCCTATCGCCTTCTATCTCAAGCTCTTCGGCCACGAGATCCCGATCAGGGAAAAGATGTTCGCCTGGGCCGTGATGGTGATATCGTCCCTCCTGTCTGTCGTCGGCACCGTCTGGGCGTTCCTGCCCAAGAGCCTGATCGGCGCCGAGCCTTCGACGCCCGAGCTGTGA